The Gordonia sp. KTR9 genome contains a region encoding:
- a CDS encoding 3-oxoacyl-ACP reductase — translation MAANGNTGLYSSFVHSAPGAFIAKQAGLPVPPPLRRYKPTEPPLPGPVLLGGSGRLVEPLREMLSTEDYDLIQNATTGRSADKFGGLVFDATGITSPAELRQLFEFFQPAMRSTAPCARFLVIGTTPELVTDPSERVAQRALEGFTRSLGKELLKGSTVQLVYVSPDAKTGLTGLESTVRFVLSAKSAFVDAQVIRVGGADATAPKNWDKPLEGKVAVVTGAARGIGATIAEVLSRDGAHVIAADVPQAGDALSETANKVGGTAFPLDVTAADAGAKLAEHALERHGGIDIIVNNAGITRDKLLANMDDARWDAVIAVNLIAPQTLVETLLEKGALREGGAVVDVSSIAGIAGNRGQTNYGASKAGVIGLVDAYAPILAEKGITINAVAPGFIETKMTAAIPLATREAGRLMSSLQQGGQTVDVAETVAYFANPASNAITGNVVRVCGQGFLGA, via the coding sequence GTGGCCGCCAACGGAAACACTGGCCTGTACTCGAGCTTCGTCCATTCCGCGCCCGGCGCATTCATCGCCAAGCAGGCCGGATTGCCCGTCCCGCCGCCGTTGCGGCGCTACAAGCCCACCGAGCCGCCGCTGCCCGGTCCGGTGCTGCTCGGCGGGTCCGGCCGACTCGTCGAACCACTTCGCGAGATGCTCTCCACCGAGGACTACGACCTCATCCAGAACGCCACGACCGGCCGCAGCGCCGACAAGTTCGGCGGCCTGGTCTTCGACGCGACCGGCATCACCTCCCCCGCCGAGCTGCGTCAGCTCTTCGAGTTCTTCCAGCCCGCGATGCGTTCGACCGCACCGTGCGCCCGGTTCCTCGTCATCGGCACCACCCCGGAACTGGTGACCGACCCGTCCGAGCGTGTCGCACAACGCGCGCTCGAGGGCTTCACGCGCTCGCTGGGCAAGGAACTCCTGAAGGGCTCCACCGTCCAGCTCGTCTACGTCTCCCCCGACGCCAAGACCGGTCTGACCGGCCTCGAGTCGACCGTACGCTTCGTCCTGTCGGCGAAGTCGGCTTTCGTCGACGCCCAGGTCATCCGGGTCGGCGGTGCCGATGCGACAGCCCCGAAGAACTGGGACAAGCCGCTCGAGGGCAAGGTCGCCGTCGTGACCGGTGCCGCCCGCGGCATCGGCGCGACGATCGCCGAGGTGCTCTCGCGCGACGGCGCGCACGTGATCGCCGCCGACGTCCCGCAGGCGGGTGACGCACTGTCGGAGACCGCGAACAAGGTCGGCGGCACGGCCTTCCCGCTCGACGTCACCGCCGCCGACGCCGGCGCCAAGCTCGCCGAGCACGCCCTCGAGCGGCACGGCGGCATCGACATCATCGTCAACAACGCCGGCATCACCCGCGACAAGCTGCTCGCCAACATGGACGACGCCCGCTGGGACGCGGTCATCGCGGTCAACCTCATCGCGCCGCAGACCCTGGTGGAGACGCTGCTGGAGAAGGGTGCGCTGCGCGAGGGCGGCGCCGTCGTCGACGTGTCGTCGATCGCCGGCATCGCGGGCAACCGCGGCCAGACCAACTACGGCGCCTCCAAGGCGGGTGTCATCGGACTCGTCGACGCCTACGCGCCGATCCTGGCCGAGAAGGGCATCACCATCAACGCGGTGGCCCCCGGCTTCATCGAGACCAAGATGACCGCGGCCATCCCGCTCGCGACCCGCGAGGCCGGACGCCTGATGAGCTCGCTGCAGCAGGGCGGCCAGACCGTCGACGTCGCCGAGACCGTGGCCTACTTCGCCAACCCGGCGAGCAATGCCATCACCGGCAACGTGGTCCGCGTCTGCGGCCAGGGATTCCTGGGGGCCTGA
- a CDS encoding MaoC/PaaZ C-terminal domain-containing protein — translation MPKTITLPAAPGTGELYGKAVTALLPGIGKPPRVPADATAPETRYRLEGIRVDSAALQAYCHATGQRFGDTLPLTYPFVLQFPVTMKLMTSDEFPFGAVGSVHMTNTIERKRPIAAGEPLDIVTHAQNLREHRKGILIDVVSEVSVGSELVTTQTATFLKQQRTSLSDEPRGPEPKSKTPPPPDAILAVDLKRIREYAAASGDRNPIHMGNLPAKAFGFPKAIAHGMWSAAAAIANVEAQLPDAVTYDVKFGKPILLPAKVNLYTRRIDGKGSFDIAIRDRRKGFPHLTATTREG, via the coding sequence ATGCCGAAGACGATCACACTCCCGGCGGCACCCGGCACCGGTGAGCTGTACGGCAAGGCGGTCACCGCGCTGCTGCCCGGCATCGGCAAGCCGCCGCGTGTCCCCGCCGACGCGACCGCACCCGAGACGCGCTACCGGCTCGAGGGCATACGCGTGGACTCGGCTGCGCTGCAGGCGTATTGCCACGCGACGGGGCAACGTTTCGGCGACACCCTGCCGCTGACGTACCCGTTCGTGCTGCAGTTCCCGGTGACCATGAAACTGATGACGTCCGACGAATTCCCGTTCGGCGCCGTCGGTTCCGTGCACATGACGAACACGATCGAGCGCAAGCGGCCCATCGCGGCCGGCGAACCGCTCGACATCGTCACGCACGCGCAGAATCTCCGCGAGCACCGCAAGGGCATCCTGATCGACGTCGTCAGCGAGGTCAGCGTCGGATCGGAACTGGTCACCACGCAGACGGCTACCTTCCTGAAGCAGCAGCGCACCAGCCTGTCCGACGAACCGCGTGGTCCCGAACCGAAGTCGAAGACCCCACCGCCGCCGGACGCGATCCTCGCCGTCGACCTCAAGCGGATCCGTGAGTACGCGGCCGCCTCGGGCGACCGCAACCCGATCCACATGGGCAACCTGCCGGCCAAGGCCTTCGGCTTCCCCAAGGCGATTGCCCACGGGATGTGGAGTGCGGCAGCGGCCATCGCGAACGTGGAGGCGCAGCTTCCCGACGCGGTCACCTACGACGTCAAGTTCGGCAAGCCGATCCTGTTGCCGGCCAAGGTGAATCTGTACACCCGCCGCATCGACGGCAAGGGCAGCTTCGACATCGCGATCCGCGACCGTCGCAAGGGATTCCCGCACCTCACCGCGACCACGCGGGAGGGCTGA
- a CDS encoding TetR/AcrR family transcriptional regulator: MSGGTKRLPRAVREQQMLDAAVKVFAQNGFRETSMDAIAAEAQISKPMLYLYYGSKDELFSACIARESGLFIDAMSVGFDPSLSQREQAVTVIREFLRFVHEHRQSWRVLYRVAIGTAGFAGIVSESRQRVTEMVTELIKAGTTVEGASDLDFELTAVSIVGAAEAVADRITEGDVDLEKATNLLVGITWRGLKGVGTDS, from the coding sequence ATGTCGGGCGGAACCAAGCGACTGCCGCGCGCGGTGCGCGAGCAGCAGATGCTCGATGCGGCCGTCAAGGTGTTCGCGCAGAACGGCTTCCGTGAGACGTCGATGGATGCGATCGCCGCCGAGGCGCAGATCTCCAAGCCGATGCTGTATCTGTACTACGGCTCCAAGGACGAGCTCTTCAGTGCCTGCATCGCCCGCGAGTCGGGCCTGTTCATCGACGCGATGAGCGTCGGCTTCGATCCCTCGCTCTCGCAGCGCGAGCAGGCGGTCACGGTGATCCGCGAGTTCCTCCGCTTCGTGCACGAGCACCGTCAGTCCTGGCGAGTTCTGTACCGCGTGGCCATCGGCACGGCCGGTTTCGCCGGCATCGTCTCCGAGAGCCGCCAGCGCGTCACCGAGATGGTCACCGAGCTGATCAAGGCCGGCACCACGGTCGAGGGCGCCAGCGACCTCGACTTCGAGCTCACCGCCGTCTCGATCGTCGGTGCCGCCGAGGCCGTCGCCGACCGCATCACCGAGGGCGACGTCGACCTCGAGAAGGCCACCAACCTCCTCGTCGGCATCACCTGGCGCGGCCTGAAGGGTGTCGGTACCGACTCCTGA
- a CDS encoding glycoside hydrolase family 3 N-terminal domain-containing protein translates to MTTGTVAVVCAALAACTSSTPDSPPPTPSYSASADAGATSSSASTSATPVANACGATELAKLSVRQKLAQLIVVGVTGAADAQQIVENEEIGGIFVGSWTDKAILTSGAAARISQNSPIPLMVTVDQEGGRVSRLSALGIDHASPRELAQTNTPEQVRAIAAGVGRELKSLGVTVDFAPVADVSDESDDEVIGDRSFSNDPEVVTRYAGAYAAGLADAGITPVYKHFPGHGHGSGDSHLGVVTVPSLAELQDSDLVPFRTLLRDPGTAGAMVGHLIVPGLTKGLPASISRPAIQMLRTGVGYDGPRFDGVIYSDDLSGMAAISAQYPIEQAVEKFILAGGDVALWLSTDRVDSVLDNLERAVSTGRLAPARLDDKVVRILRSKGVVKC, encoded by the coding sequence GTGACGACGGGAACGGTCGCCGTGGTGTGTGCGGCGCTCGCGGCGTGCACGTCGTCGACGCCGGACTCGCCACCGCCGACGCCCTCGTACTCGGCGTCGGCCGATGCGGGGGCGACGTCTTCATCGGCGTCGACATCCGCCACCCCGGTCGCGAACGCTTGCGGTGCAACCGAACTCGCGAAGTTGTCGGTCCGCCAGAAGCTCGCGCAGCTGATCGTCGTCGGTGTGACCGGGGCGGCCGATGCGCAGCAGATCGTCGAGAACGAGGAGATCGGCGGGATCTTCGTAGGGAGCTGGACCGACAAGGCGATCCTGACAAGCGGTGCGGCAGCACGGATCTCACAGAATTCCCCGATCCCGTTGATGGTCACGGTCGATCAGGAAGGCGGCCGGGTGTCGCGGCTCTCGGCCCTGGGCATCGACCACGCCTCGCCGCGCGAGCTGGCGCAGACCAACACGCCCGAGCAGGTGCGGGCCATCGCGGCCGGCGTGGGACGCGAGCTGAAGAGCCTCGGGGTCACCGTCGACTTCGCTCCCGTCGCCGACGTCAGCGACGAATCTGATGACGAGGTGATCGGCGACCGCTCCTTCAGCAACGACCCCGAGGTCGTCACCCGATATGCGGGCGCCTACGCCGCCGGGCTGGCCGACGCGGGAATCACGCCGGTGTACAAGCACTTTCCGGGGCACGGACACGGCTCGGGCGACTCGCACCTGGGCGTCGTGACCGTCCCCTCGCTCGCTGAGTTGCAGGACAGCGACCTCGTGCCGTTCCGGACGCTGTTGCGTGACCCCGGGACCGCGGGCGCGATGGTCGGACACCTGATCGTCCCGGGCCTGACGAAGGGATTGCCCGCGAGCATCAGCCGGCCCGCGATCCAGATGCTGCGCACCGGTGTCGGCTACGACGGTCCGCGCTTCGACGGCGTGATCTACTCCGACGACCTGTCGGGCATGGCGGCGATCAGCGCGCAGTACCCCATCGAGCAGGCGGTGGAGAAGTTCATCCTCGCGGGCGGCGACGTCGCGCTGTGGCTGTCCACCGACCGCGTCGACTCGGTGCTCGACAACCTCGAGCGCGCGGTGTCGACCGGTCGTCTCGCACCCGCCCGCCTCGACGACAAGGTGGTGCGCATCCTGCGGTCCAAGGGTGTGGTGAAATGTTGA
- a CDS encoding universal stress protein, with product MDAGSVSSGSAAAGSGSGGDNGAQTLMIAYDGSPNADRAIRYAGQFLRAQSAVVVTAWQPGGMTPARMSTLAGGMQPFIDTQLDAGVDQALEDEAAAINERGVTLAAECGLSARGTLVEVESTVWGALVAAAEALDVDLLVTGTRGASGLKALLRSSVAERVLKHCHRPVFIVPAKCEKAPQVTP from the coding sequence ATGGACGCGGGGTCCGTTTCGTCCGGGTCCGCCGCCGCCGGAAGCGGCAGCGGCGGTGACAACGGCGCGCAGACACTGATGATCGCCTACGACGGATCACCGAACGCCGATCGCGCCATTCGCTACGCCGGACAATTCCTACGCGCGCAGTCCGCGGTGGTCGTCACCGCCTGGCAGCCCGGCGGCATGACCCCGGCGCGGATGTCCACCCTCGCGGGCGGGATGCAACCGTTCATCGACACCCAGCTCGACGCCGGCGTCGACCAAGCCCTCGAAGACGAGGCCGCCGCAATCAATGAGCGTGGCGTGACGCTCGCCGCCGAGTGCGGGCTGTCCGCGCGTGGAACGCTCGTCGAAGTGGAGTCGACGGTGTGGGGCGCGCTCGTCGCCGCGGCCGAGGCGCTCGACGTGGACCTCCTGGTCACCGGCACCCGCGGGGCGTCGGGACTCAAGGCATTGTTGCGCTCCAGCGTCGCCGAGCGGGTTCTCAAACACTGCCATCGACCGGTGTTCATCGTTCCCGCCAAGTGCGAGAAGGCGCCACAGGTCACGCCGTAG
- a CDS encoding GlxA family transcriptional regulator, with protein MTRSVLILGYPGVQALDVTGPADVFTTASLALADRGSPISYDLRLVSHSGQPVGTGVGLEFVAHPLPDPADPIDILILPGGTGVHDASRDPDLVDWIRQAAGRARRVVSVCNGAFLAAEAGLLDGKRAATHWAAAGLLAERYPSIEVDAEALFVRGCDRVWSSAGVTAGIDLSLALVEDDHGTDLAQLVARWLVLYMRRPGGQSQFAPPVWMPRARRTVIREIQERIEAEPSRPHRVDDLARDASMSPRHFSRIFTDETGEAPGAYVERIRTDAARRALTESDDTMPVIATRCGFGSTETMRRTFIRRLGVPPETYRRTFR; from the coding sequence ATGACTCGATCGGTGCTGATTCTCGGCTATCCCGGGGTGCAGGCCCTGGACGTGACCGGTCCGGCCGATGTGTTCACCACCGCATCCCTCGCGCTCGCCGACCGGGGCTCACCCATCTCCTATGACCTGCGTCTGGTCTCGCACTCGGGACAACCCGTCGGCACCGGCGTCGGCCTGGAGTTCGTCGCGCACCCGCTGCCCGATCCGGCCGATCCGATCGACATCCTGATCCTGCCCGGAGGCACCGGCGTCCACGACGCTTCTCGGGATCCCGATCTCGTCGACTGGATCCGGCAGGCCGCCGGACGGGCGAGACGGGTCGTCAGCGTGTGCAACGGCGCGTTCCTCGCAGCCGAGGCGGGCCTGCTCGACGGCAAGCGCGCGGCGACCCACTGGGCGGCGGCCGGCCTGCTCGCCGAGCGGTACCCCTCGATCGAGGTCGACGCCGAGGCCCTGTTCGTCCGCGGCTGCGACCGTGTGTGGAGTTCCGCGGGCGTCACCGCCGGCATCGACCTCTCGCTCGCCCTCGTCGAAGATGACCACGGCACCGACCTCGCGCAGCTCGTCGCACGGTGGCTCGTCCTCTACATGCGGCGCCCCGGCGGTCAGAGCCAGTTCGCGCCACCGGTGTGGATGCCGCGGGCCCGGCGCACGGTGATCCGCGAGATCCAGGAGCGCATCGAGGCCGAACCGAGCCGGCCACACCGCGTCGACGACCTCGCCCGCGACGCGTCGATGAGTCCTCGTCATTTCTCCCGCATCTTCACCGACGAGACCGGCGAAGCGCCCGGCGCCTACGTCGAACGAATCCGGACCGACGCCGCCCGACGCGCACTCACCGAGAGCGACGACACGATGCCGGTGATCGCCACCCGGTGCGGATTCGGGTCCACCGAGACGATGCGCCGGACCTTCATCCGGCGACTCGGCGTCCCGCCGGAGACCTATCGCCGCACCTTCCGCTGA
- a CDS encoding DJ-1/PfpI family protein has product MTQIAIVLYPQFTALDFIGPYEVLRALPDAEVRFVWHEPGPIVADSGVLVVGATHSFDETPAPDVVLVPGGPGFLSASQDEKVLDWLRAVRPGAQWTTSVCTGSIVLAAAGLLDGKPATTHWSSMAGLTLHGAKAVSDERVVRALPDDDLVTAAGVSAGIDLALWLAEQIAGRARAEAIQLIIEYDPQPHLDSGHRSKASAGTIATSTMLLTRDVDKPELLKASARLLWDRALTTVRSRR; this is encoded by the coding sequence ATGACCCAGATCGCGATCGTCCTCTACCCGCAGTTCACCGCGCTGGACTTCATCGGCCCCTACGAGGTGCTGCGCGCCCTGCCCGACGCCGAGGTGAGGTTCGTCTGGCACGAGCCGGGGCCGATCGTCGCCGATTCGGGCGTGCTCGTCGTCGGTGCCACGCATTCGTTCGACGAGACGCCGGCGCCGGACGTCGTCCTCGTGCCGGGCGGGCCGGGATTCCTGTCGGCGTCGCAGGACGAGAAGGTCCTCGACTGGCTGCGTGCCGTGCGACCCGGCGCCCAGTGGACGACGTCGGTGTGCACCGGCTCGATCGTGCTGGCCGCCGCGGGTCTGCTCGACGGCAAGCCGGCCACCACGCACTGGTCCTCGATGGCCGGACTGACCCTGCACGGGGCGAAGGCCGTGTCCGACGAGCGCGTCGTCCGCGCGCTGCCCGACGACGACCTCGTCACCGCCGCCGGCGTGTCCGCCGGGATCGACCTCGCGCTGTGGCTGGCCGAGCAGATCGCCGGGCGCGCACGAGCCGAGGCGATCCAGCTGATCATCGAATACGACCCCCAACCGCATCTGGACTCCGGACATCGTTCCAAGGCGTCGGCCGGCACGATCGCCACATCGACGATGCTGCTCACCCGCGACGTCGACAAACCCGAGCTGCTCAAGGCGAGCGCGCGTCTGTTGTGGGATCGCGCCCTCACCACAGTGCGCTCCCGGCGCTGA
- a CDS encoding DUF2613 domain-containing protein, which produces MTNNRLVAGAVAGVAGILVGLGAVFLGGFLASENSPSTDLNNISPNNGFIQGSVDYGSRGGAGDTN; this is translated from the coding sequence ATGACCAACAACCGCCTTGTCGCCGGAGCCGTCGCCGGAGTCGCCGGCATCCTGGTGGGACTCGGCGCGGTGTTCCTCGGCGGTTTCCTGGCCTCCGAGAACAGCCCGTCCACCGACCTGAACAACATCAGCCCGAACAACGGATTCATCCAGGGCTCGGTGGACTACGGTTCGCGCGGCGGAGCCGGCGACACCAACTGA
- a CDS encoding acyltransferase family protein, whose amino-acid sequence MTSTDPDSVAPAAVETVAGSARRFYPQLEGMRAIAAIGVLVTHVAFQTRAVEIPVLGPVLGRLDLAVALFFALSGFLLWRPWVDAAHRGTRHPSVPRYFRHRIVRIWPAYLVVVTLVILLLPEAQGADAQVWLANLTLTQVFVPLTLTAGLTQMWSLSVEIAFYALLPLIGFALLRLRGSRLRARIPVLLLLAAVSLGWAWVGTSLPVAAGVETKNWVFGHLPWFVAGLVLAEVAGVLDSGSGAGQTRPGRWLAGAIRLSANRPLMLGVLVVAYALACTRLAGPTGLGAVTEIEFATKMVLGALCGYALLAPLVCNDGPFRILTSRVMLALGRWSYGIFIWHVAILAVVFPLFGIVPFSGDTLQVLVITLGLSIGVAAASYAFIEEPTRNWLRNRENRRRNRARHVSSDASSAPASIGTAPDDRPSTADQNTSHAVIDTATSAGS is encoded by the coding sequence ATGACCAGCACCGACCCCGATTCCGTCGCCCCCGCCGCCGTCGAGACCGTCGCAGGCTCCGCCAGACGGTTCTATCCGCAGCTCGAGGGCATGCGGGCGATCGCCGCGATCGGGGTCCTGGTCACCCACGTGGCGTTCCAGACGCGGGCGGTCGAGATCCCCGTGCTCGGACCGGTGCTCGGACGCCTCGACCTCGCGGTCGCCCTGTTCTTCGCGCTCTCCGGTTTCCTGCTGTGGCGACCGTGGGTCGACGCCGCGCATCGCGGAACCCGTCATCCGTCGGTGCCGAGGTATTTCCGCCACCGGATCGTGCGGATCTGGCCCGCCTACCTGGTCGTGGTCACCCTGGTCATCCTGCTGCTTCCCGAGGCGCAGGGCGCCGACGCCCAGGTCTGGCTGGCGAATCTGACGCTCACCCAGGTCTTCGTGCCGCTCACACTCACCGCGGGTCTGACCCAGATGTGGAGCCTGTCGGTCGAGATCGCCTTCTACGCCCTGCTCCCGCTCATCGGCTTCGCGCTCCTGCGGCTGCGCGGGAGTCGCCTGCGTGCGCGCATCCCGGTGTTGTTGCTACTGGCCGCGGTGAGCCTGGGCTGGGCCTGGGTCGGCACCTCCCTGCCCGTGGCCGCCGGAGTGGAGACCAAGAACTGGGTGTTCGGTCACCTGCCGTGGTTCGTCGCGGGTCTGGTCCTGGCCGAGGTCGCCGGGGTCCTCGACTCCGGTTCGGGTGCCGGGCAGACCCGTCCGGGACGCTGGCTGGCCGGTGCGATCCGCCTGAGCGCGAACCGTCCGCTGATGCTGGGCGTGCTCGTCGTCGCCTATGCGCTGGCGTGCACCCGGCTCGCCGGTCCGACGGGTCTGGGCGCTGTCACCGAGATCGAGTTCGCCACCAAGATGGTTCTCGGCGCCCTCTGCGGTTACGCACTGCTCGCACCGCTCGTCTGCAACGACGGACCGTTCCGCATCCTCACCTCGCGGGTGATGCTGGCGCTCGGGAGGTGGTCGTACGGGATCTTCATCTGGCACGTCGCGATCCTGGCGGTGGTCTTCCCGCTGTTCGGCATCGTGCCGTTCAGCGGTGACACCCTCCAGGTGCTGGTGATCACCCTCGGTCTGTCGATCGGTGTCGCCGCGGCCAGTTACGCCTTCATCGAGGAGCCGACGCGGAACTGGTTGCGCAACCGCGAAAATCGTCGTCGCAACCGCGCGCGCCACGTCTCGTCCGACGCCTCGTCTGCGCCGGCCTCGATCGGCACCGCACCCGACGACCGGCCGTCGACGGCCGACCAGAACACCAGCCACGCGGTCATCGACACCGCCACCAGCGCCGGCAGCTGA
- a CDS encoding DUF3068 domain-containing protein: MSSPSQSSPDPETSSPDSETHPQPHRWSTADLAGPTLIFVGGFLLAVTIALPTLLVGGFRTIPLSTDFTTVATADDATIFDRCSLGTRSARTVGADLVRQQRVVAVQPSDEHRVTLQAGTSIQAETLRIDDREVDPGDPRPGADPGNQSDDGSQPCNDATVNAVKDRVTLDRKNALPRLAARGASEIQYDSGQAAVLVPDRRGVTYLLPFDTETADREFFDAVTRTAVPLVYDGDTEVRGRDVARFRAEVPDTDLAREALGRPVGTNVSITRPASWFGVGDTSRPLTADLHHRSSWDLAVDPRTGTIVDATITVDEVYRFPDGTPGVPDDFELPHLRATFTYDDDTQARMTDLAADLASPILIWGRLVPIGTGILGVAALLAGLILINPAWLPARLRRQRDAKTVGGQPE, from the coding sequence ATGTCCTCGCCGTCCCAGTCGTCCCCAGACCCCGAGACGTCGTCGCCGGACTCCGAGACCCATCCGCAGCCTCATCGCTGGTCGACGGCAGACCTCGCCGGCCCGACCCTGATCTTCGTCGGCGGCTTCCTGCTCGCGGTGACCATCGCCCTCCCGACGTTGCTCGTCGGAGGTTTCCGGACGATCCCGCTCAGCACCGACTTCACCACCGTCGCCACCGCCGACGACGCGACGATCTTCGACCGGTGCTCGCTCGGGACCCGTTCGGCCCGCACCGTCGGCGCCGACCTCGTCCGCCAGCAACGCGTCGTGGCGGTGCAACCGTCCGACGAACACCGGGTGACCCTGCAGGCCGGCACGTCCATCCAGGCCGAGACGCTGCGCATCGACGACCGTGAGGTCGACCCCGGCGATCCGCGCCCCGGCGCCGACCCCGGAAACCAGTCCGACGACGGGTCGCAACCGTGCAACGACGCGACCGTCAACGCCGTCAAGGATCGGGTGACACTCGACCGGAAGAACGCGCTGCCACGACTCGCCGCGCGCGGGGCGTCGGAGATCCAATACGACAGCGGACAGGCGGCCGTCCTTGTCCCGGACCGCCGCGGCGTCACCTATCTGTTGCCCTTCGACACCGAAACGGCCGACCGGGAGTTCTTCGACGCCGTCACCCGTACCGCCGTGCCGCTGGTGTACGACGGCGACACCGAGGTCCGCGGCCGCGACGTCGCCCGGTTCCGCGCCGAGGTCCCCGACACCGACCTCGCTCGCGAGGCGCTGGGCCGGCCCGTGGGCACCAACGTCTCGATCACGCGGCCGGCGTCGTGGTTCGGTGTCGGCGACACGAGCCGACCGTTGACCGCGGACCTGCACCACCGGAGTTCATGGGATCTCGCCGTCGACCCGCGGACCGGCACGATCGTCGACGCCACGATCACCGTCGACGAGGTGTACCGCTTCCCCGACGGCACCCCCGGCGTCCCGGACGACTTCGAATTGCCGCACCTACGAGCGACATTCACCTACGACGACGACACCCAGGCGCGGATGACCGACCTGGCCGCCGACCTCGCGTCCCCGATCCTGATCTGGGGCCGCCTGGTGCCGATCGGCACCGGAATCCTCGGCGTCGCGGCCCTGCTGGCCGGGCTGATACTGATCAATCCCGCCTGGCTGCCCGCCCGGCTTCGGCGTCAGCGTGACGCGAAAACCGTTGGCGGGCAGCCGGAGTGA
- a CDS encoding SRPBCC family protein, which yields MSDNESTQVTVQRTIEAPVDAVFDVLSNPERHQALDGSGFIRGVDHADRIQQVGDVFTMNMAGDHMGGEYKTDNHVTGYAKDKLLAWQTAPAGTQPPGWEWLWELESQGPNETLVRHTYDWSKVTDKKLLEKVKFPLVTEDQLNDTLGRLAAESAS from the coding sequence ATGAGCGACAACGAGAGCACACAGGTCACTGTCCAACGCACGATCGAGGCGCCCGTCGACGCGGTGTTCGACGTTCTCTCCAATCCCGAACGGCATCAGGCGCTCGACGGTTCGGGGTTCATCCGCGGCGTGGACCACGCCGACCGCATCCAGCAGGTGGGTGACGTGTTCACCATGAACATGGCGGGCGACCACATGGGCGGCGAGTACAAGACGGACAACCATGTCACGGGCTACGCCAAGGACAAGCTCCTGGCATGGCAGACCGCGCCCGCCGGCACCCAGCCGCCCGGATGGGAGTGGCTGTGGGAGCTGGAATCCCAGGGTCCCAACGAGACGCTGGTTCGCCACACCTACGACTGGTCGAAGGTCACCGACAAGAAGCTGCTCGAGAAGGTCAAATTCCCGCTCGTGACCGAGGATCAGCTCAACGACACCCTCGGCCGGCTCGCCGCCGAGTCGGCGTCCTGA